The following is a genomic window from Streptomyces sp. BHT-5-2.
GGCTAACTCCGCGCGGCCCTCCGCCGCCCGTCCGCCCGGCTGCGGGGACCGGCCGGTGCGCCGCCGGCGGAAAGCCGTGGCCCGAGCCGTAAGAGGCTCGCCAAATTCCGTGCGGAGCGGGGCTGCGGCGGTGCGGCGAGGCTCTAGATTCAGTCCCGGTCGGGAGACGGCCATGGACGGCAGACGCGCAGGTCGGAGGCCGTCTGGTGCCCCCTGCCTCAGGCCCGTGACCGGGGTCCTCGGGGCAGGCGTCTCCCCGGTTTCCGCCTCGTGCCCTTCCACCCAGAAAGCATGCGCATGCCTCCTGCTCCGTCCCGTGTTCCCACTCTCGCGCCGGATCCCCCGGCGCACGGCGCGGGCGGCGTTCCCGCCCGGGGCGGGTCGGGGGCCGGTGGCCACCGGGGACGGCGCCGGCGGGCGCCGGCCGGACTGTTCGATCCGCGGGTGCTGCTGACGGCCCTGCCGGAGGCGTTGCGCAAGCTGCATCCGCGGGTGCTGGCCACCAATCCGGTGCTGTTCGTCGTGGCCTGCGGGTCGCTGCTGACCACGCTGTCCGCGGTGCTGCATCCGTCGGTGTTCAGCTGGGTGATCAGTGGCTGGCTGTGGCTGACGGTGCTGTTCGCGCAGCTCGCGGAGGCCGTCGCGGAGGGCCGTGGCAGGGCGCAGGCGGCGTCGCTGCGCCGGGCCCGGACGGACCTCACGGCCCGGCGGCTGCGGGACAACTGGCGGGTCGGCGTCCATCTCGACACCGCCGTGACGGAGATCGTTCCGGCGTCCGATCTCCGGCCGTTCGACTTCGTGGTCGTGGTGGCCGGTGAGGCCGTCCCGGCGGACGGCGAGGTGGTCGAGGGGGTGGCCAGCGTCGACGAGTCGGCGGTCACCGGGGAGTCGGCGCCGGTGCTCCGGGCGGCCGGCGGTGATCATTCCGGTGTGACGGGAGGGACGACGGTGCTGTCGGACCGGATCGTGGTGCGGGTGACGTCGCGAGCCGGGCATTCGTTCCTGGACCGGATGATCGCGCTGGTCGAGGGGGCGGCCCGGCAGCGGACCCCGAACGAGATCGCGCTGCACATCCTGCTGGCCGCGTTGACCATCGTCTTCATCCTGGTGGTGGTCACGCTGCAGCCGATGGCGACGTATGCGGGGGCGGCCCAGGAGACGGCGGTGCTGGTGGCGCTGCTGGTGACCCTGATCCCGACGACGATCGGGGCGCTGCTGTCGGCGATCGGCATCGCCGGGATGGACCGCCTGGTGCAGCGCAACGTGGTGGCGATGTCGGGTCGCGCGGTGGAGGCCGCCGGGGACATCAACACGCTGCTGCTGGACAAGACCGGGACCATTACGCTCGGTCACCGGGAGGCGGTGGCGTTCGTTCCGCTGCCGGGGCGGGACGAGCTGGAGCTGGCGGACGCGGCCGCGCTGTCGTCGTTGGCGGACGAGACGCCGGAGGGGCGTTCGGTGGTGGCGCTGGCCCGGGCGAAGTACGGGCTGCGGCCGCCGGCCGAGGGCGAGCTGGCGTTCATCCGGTATGTGGCGTTCAGTGCGCGGACCCGGATGAGCGGGGTGGATCTGCGGTGGGCCGGCGGCGGGCCGGCGGACGCGCCCGGGGGCGGTGCGGGCGGATCGGTCCGGCCGTCGGGGTATCAGGGGGAGGTGGTGCTCCGGAAGGGGGCGGCCGCGCAGGTCATCGAGTGGGTGGCGCAGTGCGGCGGTGAAGTGCCGCAGGAGGCACGGCAGTTCAGCGATGCGATCAGCGCGTCCGGGGGGACGCCCCTGCTGGTGGCGGTGAACGACCGGTACGGCCCTCGGGTGTTGGGGGTGGTGCATCTGAAGGACGTGGTGAAGGAGGGCATCCGGGAGCGGTTCACCGAGCTGCGCCGGATGGGCATCCGGACGGTGATGGTCACCGGCGACAATCCACTGACGGCGGCGGCGATCGCGCGGGAGGCGGGGGTGGACGACTATCTTGCGGAGGCCACTCCGGAGGAGAAGCTGGCGTTGATCTCCCGGGAGCAGTCGGGCGGCCGGCTGGTGGCGATGACCGGTGACGGGACGAACGACGCGCCGGCGCTGGCGCAGGCGGACGTCGGGGTGGCGATGAACACCGGCACCTCAGCCGCCAAGGAGGCCGGGAACATGGTCGACCTGGACTCCAACCCGACCAAGTTGATCGAGATCGTGGAGGTCGGCAAACAACTGCTCATCACCCGGGGCGCGTTGACCACCTTCTCGATCACCAATGACGTGGCGAAGTACTTCGCGATCATTCCGGCGATGTTCGCGGGGGTGTATCCGGGGTTGGCGAGCCTGAACGTGATGGGGCTGCACAGTCCGACGTCGGCGATCACCTCGGCCATCATCTTCAATGCGCTGGTGATCGTGGCGCTGATTCCGTTGGCGCTGCGCGGGGTTCGCTATCGGCCGGCCTCCGCGCACGACCTGTTGCGCCGCAACCTGGCGTTCTTCGGGCTGGGCGGTCTGGTGGCGCCGTTCGTCGGCATCAAGCTGATCGATCTGGTGATCTCGGGGATTCCCGGGCTGGGGTGAGCGTGGCGGGAGAGGGGGTTCAGCCGACGTGGACCCGGGGGCGTCGGCTGCGGTCCGGCTCCGCCTCGCGCAGGACCTCCCGGGTGACGGGGGCGACCTCGCCCTGGCCGAAGAGGAAGAAGCGGAGGAAGTGCGCGAAGGGATTTCCCTCGGTCCATTCGAAATAGATGTGCGGACGCTGCCCGGTGGTGTCGCGGACGTGCAGGAGCAGCGCGGCCAGGGCGTTGGAGACGGTGGAACTCTCCAGGCAGAGCACGCGATAGCGGTCGTGCATGACATAACCGTGGACGTGCAGGGCGCCTTCGAATTCGGAGGGGTCGCCGATGGTGACCTCGACGAACACGAGGTCGTCCTCCGGCGGGATGTCGTTGTCGGCGCGGATCTGCTGGGCCTTGTCGCGGTATTCGGCGAGGTCGCGCTGGTCGGGCTCGTTGGCGATGAAGCGGATGCGGCGTTGCGCGACGTCGCGGACGAAGCGGGCGGCGGTGTCGTCGAGGACGACGTCGGTGACGCGGAGTTCGAAGGCGCGGGCGAGTCGTGAGGTGAAGGAGAGCAGGATGATGCCGGCGATGAAGCAGGCACCGATCTTCACGCCGTCGGGCCGCTCGATGATGTTGGTGATGGTGGTGTAGAGGAACACCACGGAGATCACCGCGAATCCGATGGTCCAGCCGCGTTGCCCGGCGCGGCGGGCGGCGATGGTCACGGCGATGGCGGCGGAGCTGATCAGGACGAGGACGCCGGTGGCGTAGGCGCCGCCCTGGGCGTCGACATCGGCGTCGAAGAGCCAGGTGACCAGGAAGGCGATGCCGGTGAAGACCAGGACCATCGGGCGGACCGCGCGGGCCCAGGTCGGCGCCATGCCGTAGCGCGGGAGGTACTGCGGCATCAGGTTGAGCAGCCCGGCCATGGCGGAGGCACCGGCGAACCAGAGGATGGCGATGGTGGAGACGTCGTAGACGGTGCCGAAGGCGGAGCCGAGGTAGATGTGGGCGAGGTAGGCCAGGGCGCGGCCGTTGGCGGCGCCGCCGGGTTTGAAGGCGGCGGCGGGGATGAGGAGGGTGGTGACGAAGCTGGTGATGATGAGGAAGACGCTCATGATGACGGCGGCGGTGGTGAGCAGCTTCTTGGCACCGCGGATCCGGCCGGTGGGGCGTTCTTCGGTGTCGTCGGGATCGCCCTCGATGTGCGGCATCACCGCGACACCGGTTTCGAATCCGGACAGGCCGAGGGCGAGTTTGGGGAAGACCACGAGCGCCACCGCGATCATGGCCGGGATACTGCCGTGCTGGACGGTCAGTGCCCGGGTCCAGTCGGTGACGACGTGTTCGGCGGTGACCACGTGCCAGACACCGGCGACCGCGACGACGGCGTTGAGCACGAGGTAGATGCCCACGAGCACCACCGCCACGCCGACGGCTTCCAGGAACCCCTTGAGGAAGACCGCGCCGAGCAGCGCTACCAGGATCAGCGTGACGACCACCTGGCGGCCTTGGAGCACGCTGTGGACGTGCGGGTTCTCGACGAGGTGGGTGGCGGCGTCGGCGGCCGACAGGGTGATGGTGATGAGGAAGTCGGTGGCCGCGAAGCCGAGCAGGGTGAGGACGAACAGCTTGCCCTTCCAGAAGGACAGCAGCCGTTCCAGCATGGCGATGGAACCCTGGCCGTGCGGGCTCTCGGTGGCGACGCGGCGGTACACGGGGAGCGCGCCGGCGAGGGTGACGGCCACGAGGACGAGGGTGGCGACGGGTGAGAGCAGGCCGGCGGCCAGCGCGGCGATGCCGGGCTGGTAGCCGAGGGTGGAGAAGTAGTCGACGCCGGTCAGGCACATCACCCGCCACCAGCGCTGGCCGTGGTGGGCGGAAGGCGTAGCGGGGCGCGGGTGCTTGGCCATGTCGGCCAGTCCTTGCAGCATCCAGGCGCGCAGGCGGTGCCGCGCCGTGACCCGGGAAGCGGCACCGGCAGGGACGGAGGCGGCCATCGTGTGCTCCTGTCGTACACCGAAAGGATCCAGCCATCGTGCGGCGGCGGGTTCAGCGTACGCACTTGCGGGGCCCCGCCGCGGTGTTCGAGGGCTCGGCGGAAGCGTGTCTCGGGTCCGACGGCGGAGGCGGCGGCCCCCGCGCGCCGAGCGACGGTTCCGGCACGGTCAGGGCGCGTGCTCAAACGCCACCGGGCCGAATACCACCAATTCGATGGAATGAGCCGGCTCTTCGCTCCGGCGCGCCGCGCCGTCCTTGAGGATCGCTTGACAAGGCGGGGTCCTGACCCATGCGGATGCGGGAGGCGGAATGGCACGGTCATGGCTGCGGCGAGGGGCGGCGACGGCCGCGGTGTGCGGTGCGGTGCTGGCCGCGGTCCCGCCGGCGACGGCGGTGACGGGTCGGGCGGCCCCGGAGACCCGGATCGTCGGCGGCCGGAACGCGGACGTGCGGGAGGTGCCGTGGCAGGTGTCGTTGCGCACCGACGGCGAGCACGTCTGCGGGGGTGCGATCGTCCGCGCCGGTGCGGTGGTGACCGCGGCGCACTGCACCGCGGGGATGCCGCCGGGCTCGCTGAGCGTCCGGGCGGGCAGCAGTGCCCGCGGGTCGGGCGGGCAGGTCGTCCGGGTGGCGCGGGTGCTCCGTCACCCGAGGTTCGACCCGGCCACCATCGACTACGACGTGGCGGTGCTGGTGCTGGCGTCCCCGTTGGCCTTCAAGGACGGGGTGCGGGCGGTCCCGTTGGTGGCGGCGGGGCGGGAGCCGGCGGCGGGCACGCCGGCGACGGTCACCGGCTGGGGGGCGACGCGGGACGGCGGTGGGCTGCCGGAGCGGCTGCGGCGGGTCGATGTGCCCAAGCTCAGCGACGCCTACTGCAAGGGCGCGTACGGTCCCTCCTCGATCACCCCCCGGATGACGTGCTACGGCTACGAGCAGGGCCGCAAGGACGCCTGCCAGGGAGACAGCGGCGGGCCGCTGGTCGTGGACGGGTATCTGGCGGGCATCGCCTCGTGGGGGACGGGGTGCGCCTCGCCGGGACATCCGGGGGTCTACACCAAGGTCAGCGATCCGGCGATCCACGCGTACATCGCACGGCCGTAGGGCGGGCCGGGCTCCTATGCTGGCGCGATGTTCGCGCCCGAGGGTCCCACGTTTCGTGAGCTCGCCGTCCAGGCGTTGTCGTCCGTCGAGCGGGGCTACGACCTGCTCGCCCCGAAGTTCGACCGCACGCCGTTCCGGACACCGGCGGTGGTGCTGGAGCCGGTGGCCCGGCAGTTGCGGGGGCTCGGCCCGTTCGGCAGCGGCCTGGATCTGTGCTGCGGTACGGGCGCCGGGACGGATGTGCTGCGGCAGGTGTGCCGGGAGCGGGTGACGGGGGTCGACATCAGTGCCGGGATGCTCGCGGTGGCGCGGGACCGCGCGCAGGGGGCGGGGCAGGACGGGGCCGGGCCGCGGCCGGAGTGGGTGCGGGCGGATGCGCGGGCGCTGCCGTTCGGGCCGGACTTCGATGTGGTGGTGAGCTTCGGGGCGTTCGGGCATTTCCTGCCGCGGGAGCGGCCGGGGCTGTTCGGGCAGGTGCGGTCCGTGCTGCGGCCCGGTGGACGGTTCGTGTTCCCGGTGGTGGCGCCCGCCCGGCCGGGGTCGCCCCTGTACTGGGCGCTGCTGGGGTTCGATGCGGCGATGCGGGTCCGCAATGCGCTGTGGTGGCCGTCGTTCGTGATGTATTACCGGGGCTTCCGGTTGTCGGAGGTGTCGGCGGAGCTGGAGCGGGCCGGGTTCGCGGTGGAGCTGCGGGCGCTGCCCGAGTTGGGGCGGCGGGCGGACGGCAGCCCTGGGGTCCGGCTGGTGGTGGCGACGCGGGTGGGCGCGTAGGCCGGTCGGGCGACGGCGGGCCGTGGGTGCCTGGTGGGCGGTGGGGCGCCTGGGGCCGGTGACACGCCGCGTCCATGCCCAAAGACGACCACCGCGTGGGGAGCGGTCGGCCAACTCCTGGCCCGAGTATGGTGGTTGAAATGCCGCAACACGATCGAGCACCGTTGCCGCAGTGTGCCTTGCACCAGCCACGCCACCCGCTCACGATTGCGTCGTTGAGTCCTTCGTGAGCTCATATCCGGACCCTGCGACCGACGGCGCGACCAACTGCGACCTGTGCCATTACCGACGTCCCGCCGCGGATGCGCCGGCCCTGACCGTGCGGCCACCGATCGGCCCGCAGCGGCAGGTGCGGCTGTGCCGGCCCTGCCGGGAGGACCGTCCCGGCCGCCGGCGCCGCGAGCTGATCGAGGAGGACTTCAGCTGGCAGGCGATGTCCCGTCAGGCCCATGACCTCGCGGACGCCTACACCGCCGGCCGATGGCTGCCCTACGAGGACGAGCACCGCTGGGCGCTGGGACTGGCCCGGACGTACTGGACCCGGAACGCCCTGGAGGCCGCGCTGCGCGACCCCAACCCCTACCTCCGGGCCGGCCGGCTGGTCCGCGTGGTGGAGCCGCTCCCCCGCGTCCTCGCCGTGGTCGGCGCCGGCGACCGTGCGCTGCGGCCGGTGCAGGCCCTGCTCGACACCCTCGCCGCATGGTCCGCGCGATCCTGACGTCCCGCCGCGGTGCGCCGGACGGCGGGCCGCGGGCCGGCTTGGGACGATGGGCCGAGCGCAGTCACCGGCCGTCCACCGTTACGGAGTCGCCATGTCCGCCAGCACCGCTCTGCTCGTCGATGCCTTCGGCCGGATCCGCGAGGTCGTCGAAGAGGTGGTGGACGGCCTCGACCCGAAGGAATTGGCCACCCGCCCCGACGGGCGCGCCAACTCCGTCGCCTGGCTCGTCTGGCACCTCACCCGGGTCCAGGACGACCATGTGGCCGGGGCGGCCGGAACCGAGCAGGTCTGGCGCGCGGGCGAGTGGTACGAGGCGTTCGGGCTGCCGTTCGCCGAGGAGGACACCGGCTACGGGCACTCCCGCAAGGACGTGGCGCGGGTGCGGGGCGTGCGCGCCGAGCTGCTGACGGGCTATCACGCGGCGGTGCACGAGAGCACGGTGCGGTATGTCTCCGCGCTGGCCGTGAAGGACCTCGACCGGGTCGTCGACCGGAACTGGTCGCCGCCGGTCACCCTGGGCGTCCGCCTGGTCAGCGTGATCTCGGACGATCTCCAGCACGCGGGCCAGGCGGCTTACGTACGGGGGCTGTTGGGCAGGTGAGCACCGGGGCGGTTCAGCGTCGACGGGGCAGAGGGTGCAGCACGACGTCGGCGAGCCGGCCGCCGGTGATCTCCGCGGTCAGGTAGGTGCAGGTGGGCTGCCGTCGGCGGTCGGTCGGGGAGCCCGGGTTGAGCAGGCGCAGGCCGGTCCCGGTCGTGCTGTCCCAGGGGATGTGACTGTGGCCGAAGACCAGCACGTCGAGGTCGGGGAAGCGATCGGCGCAGCGGCGTTCCCGGCCCTGTGCCGGGCCGGTCTCGTGGACCACACCGAGCCGTAGCCCGTCCAGCTCCGCTCGGGCCACCTCCGGCAACCGGGCGCGGAGTTCCGGGCCGTCGTTGTTGCCGTACACCGCGATCAGCCGGCGGGCGCGGGCCTGCAGCAGGTCGAGGGTGGCGGTGTCGGTCCAGTCGCCGGCGTGCACGACGACGTCGGCGTGCGGTACGGCGTCGAGGAGTTGCGGCGGCAGGGCCCTGGCGCGCTGCGGGACGTGGGTGTCGGAGATGAGCAGGAGGCGCAGCGGCACGGGTCAGTGCTCCTGGGCGGTGGGGCGGACCATGATCTCGTTGACGGCCACCCGGGCGGGCTGGGTGACCATGAACGTGATGGCGCGGGCGACGTCCTCGGCGTGCAGCCAGGAGTCCCGGGGCAGTCCGTGGGCCGATGCGGCCTGGCTGCCGAGGGTCATCTCCGTGGTGGTCATGCCCGGTTCGACCAGGCCGACGCGGACCCCGCGGCCGGTCACCTCCTGGCGCAGCGCCTCGCTGAAGGAGCACACCGCGTGCTTGGTGGCGGAGTAGACGCTGTTGTCCCTGCGCGGCACCCGGCCGGCGACCGAGCTGACGGTCACCAGGTCGGCGACGCCGCGCGGGCCGGAGTCCGCGGCGCGCAGCAGGTGCGGGAGCGCGGCGTGCGAGAGGTGCAGGACGCCCTTGAGGTTGAGGTCGACCATCCGGTCCCAGTCCTCTGGGTCGCTGTCCTCGACCGCGCCGCGGGCACCGTACCCGGCGTTGTTGACCAGCACGTCCAGGCGGCCGAAGTGCGCGACGGCCCGCTGGACGGCCCGCCGCGCCTGTGCCCCGTCGCCGAGGTCGGCGGGCAGGGCGACGGCCGGGGTGCCGCGCTGTTCGCCGATGGTGCGCGCCAGTTCGTCCAGGCGGTCGGCGCGCCGGGCGACCAGGGCGAGGGAGCAGCCCTCCCCGGCCAGGGCCAGTGCGGTGGCGGCGCCGATGCCGCTGGAGGCGCCGGTCACCAGCGCGACGCTGCCGGCCAGCGGGCGGCCGTCGGTCGCGGCGGGCTCCGTGTGCGGGGTGCGGTCGGCGGTCGCGGGGATGGGGTTGCTGCCCGTGGCCATGGTGGCGTGGTGCTCCTCGTGGTCGGTGGTCCCCTTCGGGGCCGTCCCGGGAGGGCTACCCCTTTCGTCAACTGATGCACCACCAGACACCGGTGTCACTCGTCGGCAGGGGGCCGCGCGGCGGGCGGGGCAAGGGGCTCGCGGTGGCGCGGTGCGGGCGCACGAACAGCGGGTATCACCGAGGGGAATCCGCTTCTCACGCTCCCAGGAGCCGCTCATGAAGCACACGCATCCCCTGCCCGGCGACATCGGGCTCACCCAGATCTCCGGTGTCACCGGCCGGTTGATCCGCTTCGGCGAGTGGATCAACGGAGACGGCTTCGCCGACTACGAACACGCCTTCCTGGTCCTGCCCGGCGAACGGCTGCTGGAGGCCGAGCCCGGCGGCGCCCGCATCCGGCCGCTCGGCGAGTACGACGGTTCCGACGCGCTCTACGTCTGCCCGGAGGGGCTCACCGAGCAGCAGCGCGAACGGATATGTGGGGCCGCCGACCGCTATGTGGGCGTGCCGTACAGCTTCCTCGACTACCTGGCGATCGCCACCCACCGCTTCCATCTGCCCGTTCCGGGGCTGCGCCGCTATGTGGCCAGCAGCCGGCACATGATCTGCTCCCAGCTCGTCGACCAGTGCTACCAGGACGGGGGCGTCCATCTCTTCGCGGACGGCCGCTGGCCCGGCTATGTGACGCCGATGGCGCTCTACACCCTGCTGGCCCGCTGAGGCGGCGCCGGACGAACCGAGAGGCGCGGGCGTGCCGGTGGTGTGCGGCACGCCCGCGAGGTGCTCAGGTCCCGGGCTTGCGGCCGTAGACGTACACGTCGTCGCCGTAGTGCAGCAGCGACCAGTACGTCTTCGCGTCGTCGGGGCGCATGTTGACGCAGCCGT
Proteins encoded in this region:
- a CDS encoding SDR family oxidoreductase, translated to MATGSNPIPATADRTPHTEPAATDGRPLAGSVALVTGASSGIGAATALALAGEGCSLALVARRADRLDELARTIGEQRGTPAVALPADLGDGAQARRAVQRAVAHFGRLDVLVNNAGYGARGAVEDSDPEDWDRMVDLNLKGVLHLSHAALPHLLRAADSGPRGVADLVTVSSVAGRVPRRDNSVYSATKHAVCSFSEALRQEVTGRGVRVGLVEPGMTTTEMTLGSQAASAHGLPRDSWLHAEDVARAITFMVTQPARVAVNEIMVRPTAQEH
- a CDS encoding metallophosphoesterase family protein; its protein translation is MRLLLISDTHVPQRARALPPQLLDAVPHADVVVHAGDWTDTATLDLLQARARRLIAVYGNNDGPELRARLPEVARAELDGLRLGVVHETGPAQGRERRCADRFPDLDVLVFGHSHIPWDSTTGTGLRLLNPGSPTDRRRQPTCTYLTAEITGGRLADVVLHPLPRRR
- a CDS encoding class I SAM-dependent methyltransferase, whose product is MFAPEGPTFRELAVQALSSVERGYDLLAPKFDRTPFRTPAVVLEPVARQLRGLGPFGSGLDLCCGTGAGTDVLRQVCRERVTGVDISAGMLAVARDRAQGAGQDGAGPRPEWVRADARALPFGPDFDVVVSFGAFGHFLPRERPGLFGQVRSVLRPGGRFVFPVVAPARPGSPLYWALLGFDAAMRVRNALWWPSFVMYYRGFRLSEVSAELERAGFAVELRALPELGRRADGSPGVRLVVATRVGA
- a CDS encoding serine protease, translating into MARSWLRRGAATAAVCGAVLAAVPPATAVTGRAAPETRIVGGRNADVREVPWQVSLRTDGEHVCGGAIVRAGAVVTAAHCTAGMPPGSLSVRAGSSARGSGGQVVRVARVLRHPRFDPATIDYDVAVLVLASPLAFKDGVRAVPLVAAGREPAAGTPATVTGWGATRDGGGLPERLRRVDVPKLSDAYCKGAYGPSSITPRMTCYGYEQGRKDACQGDSGGPLVVDGYLAGIASWGTGCASPGHPGVYTKVSDPAIHAYIARP
- a CDS encoding amino acid transporter — encoded protein: MAASVPAGAASRVTARHRLRAWMLQGLADMAKHPRPATPSAHHGQRWWRVMCLTGVDYFSTLGYQPGIAALAAGLLSPVATLVLVAVTLAGALPVYRRVATESPHGQGSIAMLERLLSFWKGKLFVLTLLGFAATDFLITITLSAADAATHLVENPHVHSVLQGRQVVVTLILVALLGAVFLKGFLEAVGVAVVLVGIYLVLNAVVAVAGVWHVVTAEHVVTDWTRALTVQHGSIPAMIAVALVVFPKLALGLSGFETGVAVMPHIEGDPDDTEERPTGRIRGAKKLLTTAAVIMSVFLIITSFVTTLLIPAAAFKPGGAANGRALAYLAHIYLGSAFGTVYDVSTIAILWFAGASAMAGLLNLMPQYLPRYGMAPTWARAVRPMVLVFTGIAFLVTWLFDADVDAQGGAYATGVLVLISSAAIAVTIAARRAGQRGWTIGFAVISVVFLYTTITNIIERPDGVKIGACFIAGIILLSFTSRLARAFELRVTDVVLDDTAARFVRDVAQRRIRFIANEPDQRDLAEYRDKAQQIRADNDIPPEDDLVFVEVTIGDPSEFEGALHVHGYVMHDRYRVLCLESSTVSNALAALLLHVRDTTGQRPHIYFEWTEGNPFAHFLRFFLFGQGEVAPVTREVLREAEPDRSRRPRVHVG
- a CDS encoding mycothiol transferase, whose translation is MSASTALLVDAFGRIREVVEEVVDGLDPKELATRPDGRANSVAWLVWHLTRVQDDHVAGAAGTEQVWRAGEWYEAFGLPFAEEDTGYGHSRKDVARVRGVRAELLTGYHAAVHESTVRYVSALAVKDLDRVVDRNWSPPVTLGVRLVSVISDDLQHAGQAAYVRGLLGR
- the kdpB gene encoding potassium-transporting ATPase subunit KdpB, whose product is MRMPPAPSRVPTLAPDPPAHGAGGVPARGGSGAGGHRGRRRRAPAGLFDPRVLLTALPEALRKLHPRVLATNPVLFVVACGSLLTTLSAVLHPSVFSWVISGWLWLTVLFAQLAEAVAEGRGRAQAASLRRARTDLTARRLRDNWRVGVHLDTAVTEIVPASDLRPFDFVVVVAGEAVPADGEVVEGVASVDESAVTGESAPVLRAAGGDHSGVTGGTTVLSDRIVVRVTSRAGHSFLDRMIALVEGAARQRTPNEIALHILLAALTIVFILVVVTLQPMATYAGAAQETAVLVALLVTLIPTTIGALLSAIGIAGMDRLVQRNVVAMSGRAVEAAGDINTLLLDKTGTITLGHREAVAFVPLPGRDELELADAAALSSLADETPEGRSVVALARAKYGLRPPAEGELAFIRYVAFSARTRMSGVDLRWAGGGPADAPGGGAGGSVRPSGYQGEVVLRKGAAAQVIEWVAQCGGEVPQEARQFSDAISASGGTPLLVAVNDRYGPRVLGVVHLKDVVKEGIRERFTELRRMGIRTVMVTGDNPLTAAAIAREAGVDDYLAEATPEEKLALISREQSGGRLVAMTGDGTNDAPALAQADVGVAMNTGTSAAKEAGNMVDLDSNPTKLIEIVEVGKQLLITRGALTTFSITNDVAKYFAIIPAMFAGVYPGLASLNVMGLHSPTSAITSAIIFNALVIVALIPLALRGVRYRPASAHDLLRRNLAFFGLGGLVAPFVGIKLIDLVISGIPGLG